Proteins encoded together in one uncultured Desulfosarcina sp. window:
- a CDS encoding Hsp20/alpha crystallin family protein — protein sequence MTDSRELQVKGKQEVASSAEQTRPGILFTPDVDIFEDERQITLLADMPGVGPDDITIDLNENVLSISGEIKPFEGGEESDVLIEFEIGRYFRQFTLSEVIDQGKIEAKHENGVLRLSLPKAEKAIPRQITVTAA from the coding sequence ATGACGGATTCCAGAGAGCTTCAGGTAAAGGGCAAACAGGAAGTGGCCAGCTCTGCCGAGCAGACGCGACCCGGCATCCTTTTCACGCCGGATGTGGATATCTTCGAAGACGAGCGGCAGATCACGCTGCTGGCGGACATGCCCGGCGTGGGGCCGGACGATATCACGATCGATCTGAACGAAAACGTGCTGAGCATCTCCGGCGAGATCAAGCCATTCGAGGGCGGCGAAGAGTCGGATGTGCTCATTGAGTTCGAAATCGGTCGCTATTTCCGGCAGTTCACCCTGTCGGAGGTGATCGATCAGGGCAAGATCGAAGCCAAACATGAAAACGGGGTCTTACGTCTGAGCCTGCCCAAGGCGGAAAAGGCGATTCCTCGGCAGATTACGGTCACGGCTGCATAA
- the nifJ gene encoding pyruvate:ferredoxin (flavodoxin) oxidoreductase gives MAKKMKTIDGNTAAAHVAYAMSEVAAIYPITPSSPIGEICDEWAANGRKNAFGQTLMVRQLQSEAGAAAAVHGSLAAGALTSTYTASQGLLLMIPNMYKMSGELLPGVLHVTARAVAAHALSIFGDHQDVMAVRQTGFALLGSASVQEVMDLGLVAHLAAIESSVPFLHFFDGFRTSHEIQKIELIDYQDMARLINMEALESFRARAVNPESPELRGTAQNPDIYFQGREAVNLYYNETADIVAAYMKKVSALTGRKYNLFDYVGDPNADRVIISMGSSCETIEEVVDHLNAQGESVGLVKVRLYRPFSARHLLAAIPATAARITVLDRTKEPGALGDPLYQDVCTAFMERGDMPTIVNGRYGLGSKEFNPSMVKAVFDNMNGMAPKNHFTVGIEDDVTHTSLEVETGFDVAPEGTVQCKFWGLGADGTVGANKSAIKIIGDNTDMYAQAYFAYDSKKSGGVTISHLRFGKTPIKSTYLIDSADYIACHNPAYVNIYDVLEGIKKGGTFMLNSPWSVEEMEEKLPADMRRTIATKKLKFYTIDAVKIAGDVGLGGRINMIMQTAFFKAANVIPVEEAIAYLKDQIAQMFKKKGDKIINMNHAAVDKTLDHLVEVKVPASWAEAGSTAAAAADEPEWVTEVMRPMLAQQGDKLPVSSFSPDGIFPVGTTQYEKRGVAINVPEWVMDNCIQCNQCAMVCPHAAIRPVLVTDEELEAAPEGFEAKKALGKELKEYKFRVQVFTEDCLGCGNCADICPAKKPALVMKPLATQIEAQVPNQRYASSLPVREGLVKRDTVKGSQFYQPLLEFSGACAGCGETPYAKLLTQLFGERMVIGNATGCSSIWGGSAPSIPYCVNSEGCGPTWGNSLFEDPAEFTYGMLLGSLQQRRQLAELVAQALETDIDDNLKEAMQGWLDNMKNPEGAKRYGDQIREMLFAYEGEPLLDKIDSLSAHFIKRSYWIFVGDGSAYDISFGGIDHVLASGEDINVMVFDTEVYSNTGGQSSKATPTGSIAKFAASGKKTAKKDMGGMAMTYGYVYVANVGMGANKQQLVKAFTEAEGYDGPSLIMAYAPCINHGIKKGMGKSQEETNLAVKSGYWPLYRYNPMLVKEGKNPFVLDSKEPDGSLQEFLGGEVRYAALQKLFPEEAQRLHTRLEAEFADRYAKFKKMAEAEFVAAKPSGELAAAGDDSDSCTLAGTAEHAGRAGADDACDDGRSGN, from the coding sequence ATGGCAAAAAAAATGAAAACCATCGACGGGAACACTGCGGCAGCCCACGTGGCTTATGCCATGAGCGAGGTGGCCGCCATCTACCCCATCACCCCCTCGTCCCCCATCGGAGAGATCTGCGATGAGTGGGCGGCCAATGGCCGCAAGAACGCCTTCGGACAGACCCTGATGGTCCGGCAGCTGCAGAGCGAAGCCGGTGCCGCCGCCGCTGTCCACGGCTCTTTGGCCGCCGGCGCCCTGACGTCCACCTACACGGCTTCCCAGGGCCTTTTGCTGATGATTCCGAACATGTACAAAATGTCCGGCGAACTGCTGCCTGGCGTCCTGCACGTTACCGCCCGGGCCGTCGCCGCGCACGCGCTCTCCATCTTCGGCGACCATCAGGACGTCATGGCCGTTCGACAGACCGGCTTTGCGCTGCTGGGTTCGGCCTCGGTTCAGGAAGTCATGGACTTAGGGCTGGTGGCGCACCTGGCCGCCATCGAATCCAGCGTGCCCTTTCTGCATTTTTTCGACGGGTTCCGGACCTCCCACGAAATCCAGAAAATCGAATTGATCGATTACCAGGACATGGCCAGGCTGATCAACATGGAGGCCCTGGAAAGCTTCCGGGCCCGGGCGGTCAACCCGGAATCCCCCGAGCTGCGCGGCACCGCCCAGAATCCGGACATCTACTTCCAGGGGCGCGAGGCCGTCAATCTGTATTACAATGAAACCGCCGACATCGTAGCCGCCTACATGAAAAAGGTGTCCGCCCTCACCGGCCGCAAGTACAACCTGTTCGATTATGTGGGCGATCCCAACGCCGACCGGGTAATCATCTCCATGGGCTCCTCCTGCGAGACCATCGAAGAGGTGGTGGACCACCTCAACGCCCAGGGCGAATCCGTCGGCCTGGTCAAAGTGCGCCTCTATCGGCCCTTCTCGGCCCGCCACCTGCTGGCGGCCATTCCGGCCACCGCGGCCCGCATCACGGTGCTCGACCGTACCAAGGAGCCGGGCGCTCTGGGCGATCCGCTCTATCAGGACGTGTGCACGGCCTTCATGGAACGCGGCGACATGCCCACCATCGTCAACGGCCGCTACGGCCTGGGATCCAAGGAGTTCAACCCCTCCATGGTCAAGGCCGTGTTCGACAACATGAACGGCATGGCACCCAAGAACCATTTTACGGTGGGCATCGAAGACGACGTCACCCACACCAGCCTGGAGGTGGAAACCGGTTTCGACGTGGCGCCGGAAGGAACGGTTCAGTGCAAGTTCTGGGGGCTGGGGGCCGACGGAACGGTGGGCGCCAACAAGAGCGCCATCAAGATCATCGGCGACAATACCGACATGTATGCCCAGGCCTACTTCGCCTACGACTCCAAGAAGTCCGGCGGCGTGACCATCTCTCACCTGCGTTTCGGCAAGACGCCCATCAAGTCCACCTACCTGATCGACAGCGCCGATTACATCGCCTGCCACAATCCGGCCTACGTCAATATCTACGACGTGCTGGAAGGCATCAAAAAAGGGGGCACCTTCATGCTCAACAGCCCCTGGAGCGTGGAAGAGATGGAAGAGAAGCTGCCGGCCGACATGCGCCGCACCATCGCCACCAAAAAGCTCAAGTTCTATACCATCGATGCGGTCAAGATTGCCGGTGACGTCGGCCTTGGCGGGCGCATCAACATGATCATGCAGACGGCCTTCTTCAAGGCGGCCAACGTGATTCCCGTCGAGGAAGCCATCGCCTACCTGAAGGATCAGATCGCACAGATGTTCAAGAAAAAGGGCGACAAGATCATCAACATGAATCACGCCGCCGTGGACAAGACCCTCGATCATCTGGTTGAAGTCAAGGTCCCGGCCAGTTGGGCGGAGGCCGGCAGCACGGCTGCCGCGGCCGCCGACGAACCCGAGTGGGTCACCGAGGTGATGCGGCCCATGCTGGCCCAGCAGGGCGACAAGCTGCCGGTGAGTTCTTTTTCTCCCGACGGGATCTTCCCCGTGGGCACCACCCAGTACGAGAAACGCGGTGTGGCCATCAACGTGCCCGAATGGGTGATGGACAACTGCATCCAGTGCAACCAGTGCGCCATGGTATGCCCCCACGCGGCCATCCGGCCGGTACTGGTGACCGACGAGGAACTGGAAGCGGCACCGGAGGGTTTCGAGGCCAAAAAAGCGCTGGGCAAGGAACTCAAGGAGTACAAATTCCGCGTTCAGGTCTTCACCGAAGATTGCCTGGGATGCGGCAACTGCGCCGACATCTGCCCGGCCAAAAAGCCGGCCCTGGTCATGAAACCGCTGGCCACCCAGATCGAGGCCCAGGTACCCAACCAGCGCTACGCCTCCAGCCTGCCGGTGCGTGAGGGGTTGGTCAAGCGCGACACGGTCAAAGGCAGCCAGTTCTACCAGCCCCTGCTGGAGTTCTCCGGCGCCTGCGCCGGGTGCGGCGAAACCCCCTACGCCAAACTGCTCACCCAGCTTTTCGGCGAACGCATGGTCATCGGCAACGCCACGGGCTGCTCCTCCATCTGGGGCGGCAGCGCACCTTCCATTCCATACTGCGTCAACAGTGAAGGCTGCGGCCCCACCTGGGGCAACTCCCTGTTCGAAGATCCGGCCGAGTTCACCTACGGCATGCTTCTCGGGTCCCTGCAGCAGCGCCGTCAACTGGCGGAGCTGGTTGCCCAGGCCTTGGAAACGGACATCGACGACAATCTCAAGGAGGCCATGCAGGGCTGGCTGGACAACATGAAGAATCCGGAAGGCGCCAAACGGTACGGCGACCAGATCCGGGAAATGCTCTTCGCCTACGAAGGAGAACCCCTGCTGGATAAAATCGACAGCCTGAGCGCGCATTTCATCAAACGTTCCTACTGGATTTTCGTGGGCGACGGATCGGCCTACGACATCTCCTTTGGCGGCATCGACCACGTCCTGGCCAGCGGAGAAGACATCAACGTCATGGTTTTCGACACCGAGGTCTACTCCAACACCGGCGGGCAGAGTTCCAAGGCCACGCCGACGGGCTCCATCGCCAAGTTTGCCGCCTCCGGCAAGAAGACCGCCAAGAAGGATATGGGCGGCATGGCCATGACCTACGGGTACGTTTATGTAGCCAACGTGGGGATGGGGGCCAACAAACAGCAGTTGGTCAAGGCCTTTACCGAAGCGGAGGGCTACGATGGGCCGTCGCTGATCATGGCCTACGCGCCGTGCATCAACCACGGCATCAAGAAGGGCATGGGCAAGAGCCAGGAGGAAACCAACCTGGCCGTCAAGAGCGGCTACTGGCCGTTGTATCGCTACAACCCCATGCTGGTGAAAGAGGGCAAGAATCCCTTTGTGCTGGATTCCAAGGAGCCGGACGGCAGCCTGCAGGAATTTCTGGGCGGTGAAGTGCGCTATGCGGCCCTGCAGAAACTCTTCCCCGAAGAGGCCCAGCGGCTGCACACCCGGCTGGAAGCGGAATTCGCCGATCGTTATGCCAAGTTCAAGAAGATGGCCGAGGCCGAGTTCGTGGCCGCCAAGCCGTCGGGGGAACTGGCCGCGGCGGGCGACGACAGCGACAGCTGCACCCTGGCCGGTACCGCCGAGCACGCCGGGCGTGCCGGTGCTGATGATGCCTGCGACGATGGGCGTTCCGGCAACTAA
- a CDS encoding Hsp20/alpha crystallin family protein, with product MFARRLFDFPSMGWQYPFAELERMSRQMDRLKDGLIGRPGLGWRPARVFPAVNLTEDKDKYYVRAELPGIKADALEIQITGRNLSLSGHRTIASEGENIRYHRREREAGKFSRIIGLPGDIDAQKVEARLVNGMLTVTIAKAEAAKPRQISVS from the coding sequence ATGTTTGCAAGAAGACTGTTCGATTTTCCGTCAATGGGGTGGCAGTATCCGTTTGCCGAACTGGAGCGCATGTCCCGCCAGATGGATCGGTTGAAGGACGGTCTGATCGGCAGACCGGGGCTGGGTTGGCGGCCGGCCAGGGTGTTTCCGGCAGTTAACCTGACCGAGGACAAGGACAAATACTACGTGCGCGCCGAGCTGCCCGGCATCAAGGCCGACGCTTTGGAGATTCAGATCACCGGAAGGAATTTGAGCCTTTCGGGTCACCGGACCATTGCCTCGGAAGGCGAAAACATCCGGTACCACCGGCGGGAGCGCGAGGCCGGCAAGTTTTCCCGGATCATCGGCCTGCCCGGCGACATCGATGCCCAGAAAGTGGAGGCCCGGTTGGTCAACGGGATGCTGACGGTCACCATCGCCAAGGCGGAAGCGGCCAAACCGAGACAGATCTCGGTCAGCTAA